One Fusarium falciforme chromosome 1, complete sequence genomic window carries:
- a CDS encoding MFS transporter: MASPGNKVDIDHDECQEQLDNRGINDGHASGQGLGKADRALALIGNEKVELTNEDSRRIRRKTDKIILTILVWVYFLQILDKSVLGYGVTYGLKEDTGLIGNQYSLAGSIAPIAQLAWQPFSSWLIVKVPHRILMPTLCLGWGIAQASMAACHNFGGLMASRFFLGLFEAGCLPLFSIITSQWYRRAEQPLRVAAWYGTNGLATIVAAAISYGLGHIQSDLLQGWQIIFLFVGLVTIVSAPIVYWKLDNDIPSARFLTEHEKAQAVERLRANQTGTGSRDFKWRHVLEVALEPKTYLWIGMAMLLNVGASVTNTFGPLILSGLVQDKYQTSLLNLPFGALQAIVILSASWLAQRAKLKGAVLAAFVLPVVAGLAVLYSVKRDGSSRAPLLVGYYLLAFLFGGNPLIVTWIVGNTGGTTKKSVIMSVYNAASSAGNIVGPLLFNDKDAPEYKPGLRACLGIFVALVAVVFIQWVNLMMLNKLQEKKRAKNGKKTKVVDHSMQDHYHNMQEDNDVETGVVKGAGSAPAWQGTKLGENAFLDLTDRQNDEFIYIY; encoded by the exons ATGGCTAGCCCTGGAAACAAGGTGGACATTGACCACGACGAGTGCCAGGAACAACTGGACAATCGCGGCATCAACGACGGCCACGCCTCCGGACAGGGCCTCGGCAAGGCCGACCGTGCCCTTGCCCTCATCGGCAACGAGAAGGTCGAGCTCACCAATGAGGATAGCCGTCGCATCCGCCGCAAGACGGACAAGATCATCCTCACCATCCTTGTCTGGGTCTACTTCCTCCAAATCCTGGACAAGTCGGTCCTCGGCTACGGTGTGACATACGGGCTCAAGGAGGACACGGGCCTGATCGGAAATCAATACTCGCTCGCCGGCTCCATCGCCCCCATTGCCCAGCTCGCATGGCAGCCCTTTTCGTCCTGGCTCATCGTCAAGGTCCCCCACCGCATCCTCATGCCTACGCTGTGCCTGGGCTGGGGCATTGCGCAGGCGTCCATGGCGGCGTGCCACAACTTTGGCGGGCTCATGGCGTCCCGCTTCTTCCTGGGACTGTTTGAAGCCGGCTGCCTGCCGCTGTTTAGCATCATCACTAGCCAGTGGTATCGACGCGCCGAGCAGCCCCTCCGCGTCGCTGCGTGGTATGGCACAAACGGCCTGGCCACCATCGTCGCGGCGGCCATCTCGTACGGCCTGGGACACATCCAGTCCGACCTACTACAGGGGTGGCAGAT catcttcctctttgTCGGCCTCGTCACCATTGTCTCCGCGCCCATCGTCTACTGGAAGCTCGACAACGACATCCCTTCGGCCCGCTTCCTCACCGAACACGAAAAGGCCCAGGCTGTCGAGCGCCTGCGTGCCAACCAGACGGGCACCGGCAGCCGCGACTTCAAGTGGCGGCACGTCCTCGAGGTCGCCCTCGAGCCCAAGACGTACCTCTGGATCGGCATGGCCATGCTGCTCAACGTTGGTGCCAGCGTCACAAACACGTTTGGCCCGCTTATCCTCAGTGGTCTGGTTCAAGACAAGTACCAGACCAGTCTGCTCAACCTGCCGTTTGGCGCTCTGCaggccatcgtcatcctATCGGCGAGCTGGCTCGCCCAAagggccaagctcaagggcgcGGTCCTCGCAGCGTTTGTGCTCCCTGTCGTGGCTGGCCTGGCAGTGCTCTACTCTGTCAAGCGCGATGGGAGCTCGCGCGCGCCGCTTCTAGTCGGGTACTACCTCCTTGCGTTCCTGTTTGGGGGCAACCCCCTTATCGTGACATGGATTGTCGGCAACACAGGCGGCACGACCAAGAAGTCGGTCATCATGAGCGTCTACAACGCCGCTAGCTCGGCTGGCAATATCGTCGGCCCGCTCCTCTTCAACGACAAGGACGCACCCGAGTACAAGCCCGGCCTGCGCGCCTGTCTGGGCATCTTTGTGGCCCTCGTAGCTGTCGTTTTTATCCAGTGGGTCAACCTCATGATGCTCAACAAGTtacaggagaagaagcgtgCCAAGAAcggcaagaagaccaaggttgTGGACCACTCCATGCAGGACCACTACCACAATATGCAGGAGGACAACGATGTGGAAACTGGCGTGGTGAAGGGCGCGGGCAGCGCGCCAGCGTGGCAGGGGACGAAGCTCGGCGAGAATGCGTTCTTGGACCTGACGGATCGTCAGAACGATGAGTTTATTTACATTTATTAG